In a genomic window of Urocitellus parryii isolate mUroPar1 chromosome 11, mUroPar1.hap1, whole genome shotgun sequence:
- the Sprr4 gene encoding small proline-rich protein 4 has protein sequence MSSQQQQQQQQQQQQQRCPPQQVQQQQVKQPCQPPPVKCQVTCASQTKDPCAPQAKKQCPPKGTSQQKSPSSQQTPKSKQK, from the coding sequence ATGTCttcgcagcagcagcagcagcagcagcagcagcagcagcagcagcgctGCCCACCCCAGCAGGTCCAGCAGCAGCAGGTGAAGCAGCCCTGTCAGCCGCCGCCTGTCAAATGCCAAGTGACCTGTGCATCCCAAACCAAGGATCCGTGCGCTCCCCAGGCCAAGAAGCAATGCCCACCCAAGGGCACGAGCCAGCAGAAGAGCCCCTCATCCCAGCAAACCCCCAAGAGTAAACAGAAGTGA